One region of Juglans microcarpa x Juglans regia isolate MS1-56 chromosome 7S, Jm3101_v1.0, whole genome shotgun sequence genomic DNA includes:
- the LOC121240948 gene encoding disease resistance protein RPV1-like — protein MARLESRRAAVKLPKRGRESERDAREQRTGSFAEALAKHEKDPNIGIEKMRMWRNAFREVGNIAGWHIHDRYESTIIQEISGSISTKLNSRFSHHDYDKLVAINSRVEDMMNLLAMESNDVCFFGIHGMGGVGKTTLAEIIYDRVSCQFEGSSFISCIREESRAHGLASLQKQLLSMVMQEEIHIWDHHQGIKVIRSMLRNKKVFIVLDNVDSDKQLMALAGSHDWFGPGSRVIITCRDSHLLKPHGVNDIYKVEQLQTDEALQLFSLSAFKKTHPIENYEDLSMDFVNYAHGLPLALKVLGSFLFGRMIVAWRSARDQLEAIPNKEILNILQISFEGLEDLQKELF, from the exons ACTGGGTCTTTTGCAGAAGCTTTAGCCAAACATGAAAAAGATCCCAATATTGGCATCGAGAAGATGCGAATGTGGAGAAATGCTTTCAGAGAAGTCGGCAATATCGCTGGATGGCACATACATGACAG GTACGAATCAACAATTATACAAGAAATTAGTGGAAGTATATCTACTAAGTTGAATTCTAGATTCTCACATCATGATTACGATAAACTTGTTGCAATAAACTCTCGTGTAGAGGATATGATGAACTTATTGGCTATGGAATCGAATGATGTTTGCTTCTTTGGAATTCATGGGATGGGTGGCGTTGGAAAGACAACGCTGGCCGAAATAATTTATGATCGAGTTTCTTGTCAGTTTGAAGGAAGCAGCTTTATTTCTTGTATTAGAGAAGAATCTAGAGCTCATGGTCTAGCTTCTTTACAGAAACAACTTCTTTCTATGGTCATGCAAGAAGAAATACATATATGGGATCATCACCAGGGAATCAAGGTGATAAGGAGCATGCTGCGTAATAAAAAGGTTTTTATTGTCCTTGATAATGTGGACAGTGATAAACAACTAATGGCATTAGCGGGGAGTCATGATTGGTTTGGTCCAGGGAGTAGAGTGATTATAACATGCAGAGATAGTCATCTGTTGAAACCACATGGAGTGAATGATATCTATAAGGTTGAGCAGCTTCAAACTGATGAAGCATTGCAACTCTTTAGTTTGTCGGCCTTCAAAAAAACCCATCCTATAGAGAATTACGAGGATCtatctatggattttgtgaattATGCTCATGGCCTCCCTTTAGCACTTAAAGTTTTGGGTTCCTTCTTATTTGGGAGAATGATAGTTGCCTGGAGAAGTGCCAGGGATCAACTAGAAGCAATTCctaataaagaaattttgaatataCTTCAAATAAGTTTTGAGGGGCTGGAGGATTTGCAAAAAGAGTTGTTTTAG